A genome region from Macaca nemestrina isolate mMacNem1 chromosome 15, mMacNem.hap1, whole genome shotgun sequence includes the following:
- the LOC105486859 gene encoding destrin yields MASGVQVADEVCRIFYDMKVRKCSTPEEIKKRKKAVIFCLSADKKCIIVEEGKEILVGDVGVTITDPFKHFVGMLPEKDCRYALYDASFETKESRKEELMFFLWAPELAPLKSKMIYASSKDAIKKKFQGIKHECQANGPEDLNRACIAEKLGGSLIVAFEGCPV; encoded by the exons GCCTCAGGAGTGCAAGTAGCTGATGAAGTATGTCGCATTTTTTATGACATGAAAGTTCGTAAATGTTCCACAccagaagaaatcaagaaaagaaagaaggctgTCATTTTTTGTCTCAGTGCAGACAAAAAGTGCATCATTGTAGAAGAAGGCAAAGAGATCTTGGTTGGAGATGTTGGTGTAACCATAACTGATCCTTTCAAGCATTTCGTGGGAATGCTTCCTGAAAAAGATTGTCGCTATGCTTTGTATGATGCAAGCTTTGAAACAAAAGAATCCAGAAAAGAAGAGTTGATGTTTTTTTTGTG GGCACCAGAACTAGCACCTCTGAAAAGTAAAATGATCTATGCAAGCTCCAAGGatgcaattaaaaagaaatttcaag GCATAAAACATGAATGTCAAGCAAATGGACCAGAAGATCTCAATCGGGCTTGTATTGCTGAAAAATTAGGTGGATCCTTAATTGTAGCCTTTGAAGGATGCCCTGTGTAG